A single Epinephelus fuscoguttatus linkage group LG13, E.fuscoguttatus.final_Chr_v1 DNA region contains:
- the fastkd1 gene encoding FAST kinase domain-containing protein 1, mitochondrial, with translation MFRLRCVHSSLRRFFHGGVVTRDQVLEQLRVCSAEDQVFDVVGKNRAKLTVNHVSKAVGMLWQFQREKPQMLRTVELIKSHPQFLTLRVLAENKIALMDDLMLIDMLYTFLRLNVDPHDSLVQQLVSEAWLRIDRFPMASLSKFSICLSDQHLHHSPLMGHITSIVDQRLSSINDARILTTLMISISSLVSPRLRDALISRADQLLDNMDPSNYNNPRRLVQFLRNIKYSYRPLLEKCNKIILSNIPRLDAENISIILGLYQSLQFNNCDFRLAVKQRLTELIDSSTDSFSFTKLFVALAPMASQEIREGLENTALLLADELTAHQALAVAEALEEIQSRNLSLLNKIAVVIKRNLHVYKPVEVARISQALFLLQYQNPELFNILKSILTNFLQRSVFPYEVTMLTRVLSMLPNLRLDGGMLSRVEAVVAQCSLSDLNTISFAVAKWIRNDPSYRYNTPSKYVRLLQNLKHCGRERLQTADQLDLVLEELRHISGEWFEEMLLEESMATLKRMMDQINWSNVPELALFLTRINHLCPPLMERIASVVIKDIDKIHHSATYATLLPFTVLNYDPVQADELYDVCIQRFTPHISSFDPHLLVLLAYTLAMADCFPEELAREIFSIDFLGKLDAQLETLPDTLNMRTRLRLMELNRAVCLECPEFQVPWFHERYCQQLQKKGNSSLSPVQQQIHKMLSEVLGGINCVRGEVVTPYFYTIDFECILDKHLQPLPYSEPSTLQISDRGKVHWGPGSVENIRNELPPGAQRVAVDFLDSRSFCKNSHHMKGESLMKKRHLEILGYRVVQIPHFEWNSMELSTPDAWKEYLKKNIFRELSS, from the exons ATGTTTCGGCTCCGGTGTGTGCATTCCTCCCTTCGGAGGTTCTTCCACGGGGGAGTAGTGACCCGAGACCAGGTTCTGGAGCAGCTACGGGTTTGCTCTGCTGAAGACCAGGTGTTTGATGTGGTGGGCAAGAACAGGGCCAAGCTCACGGTGAACCATGTCAGCAAAGCTGTGGGGATGCTGTGGCAATTTCAGAGAGAGAAACCCCAAATGCTCAGGACTGTGGAGCTCATCAAGAGCCACCCACAGTTCTTGACCCTCCGGGTTTTGGCAGAGAACAAAATTGCTCTTATGGATGATTTAATGTTGATCGACATGCTTTACACTTTCCTGAG GTTGAATGTGGACCCACATGACTCTCTTGTTCAGCAGTTGGTTTCAGAAGCATGGCTCAGAATAGACCG ATTTCCAATGGCTTCCCTGTCCAAGTTTTCCATCTGCCTAAGTGATCAGCACCTTCACCACAGTCCTCTAATGGGCCACATCACCAGTATTGTGGATCAGAGGTTGTCATCCATCAATGATGCCAG GATCCTAACTACACTGATGATCAGCATATCATCTCTGGTGTCTCCCCGGCTTCGGGATGCGCTCATCAGCAGGGCAGATCAACTCCTGGACAACATGGATCCCTCAAATTACAACAACCCACGGAGATTGGTACAGTTCCTGCGCAACATCAAGTACAGTTACCGGCCTCTGCTGGAGAAGTGCAACAAGATCATCCTGAGCAACATTCCCAGGCTGGACGCAGAAAACATCAGCATCATTTTGGGTCTGTATCAGTCCCTGCAGTTCAACAACTGTGACTTCAGGCTGGCTGTCAAACAGAGACTGACAGAGCTGATTGATTCAAGCACGGATTCCTTCTCCTTCACCAAACTGTTTGTCGCACTGGCTCCGATGGCCAGTCAGGAGATCAGAGAAGG GTTGGAGAACACTGCCCTCCTGTTGGCGGACGAGCTCACTGCACATCAGGCTCTGGCTGTAGCTGAAGCTCTGGAGGAGATACAGAGCAGGAATCTTAGCTTACTGAACAA AATTGCAGTGGTGATAAAACGGAACCTTCATGTCTACAAGCCGGTGGAGGTGGCCAGAATCAGCCAAGCCCTTTTTCTGCTGCAGTACCAGAACCCTGAACTCTTCAATATACTAAAAAGCATTTTGACCAA CTTTTTGCAGCGCAGCGTCTTCCCCTATGAAGTGACCATGCTGACTCGTGTTCTCTCCATGCTGCCCAACCTGCGGCTTGACGGAGGCATGCTCTCACGGGTGGAGGCGGTGGTGGCTCAGTGCAGCCTCAGTGACCTCAACACTATTTCTTTCGCCGTCGCCAAGTGGATACGTAACGATCCCTCCTACCGCTACAACACTCCCAGCAAGTACGTGCGTCTGCTGCAGAACCTGAAGCACTGCGGGCGCGAGCGGCTGCAAACGGCCGACCAGCTGGACTTGGTGCTGGAGGAGCTCAGGCACATTTCAGGAGAGTGgtttgaggaaatgttgctgGAGGAGTCGATGGCCACGCTCAAGAGGATGATGGACCAAATAAACTGGAGCAATGTGCCTGAGTTGGCGCTCTTCTTAACCAGGATAAATCACCTCTGCCCTCCGCTGATGGAACGGATCGCCAGTGTGGTCATTAAAGACATTGACAAG ATTCACCACTCAGCAACATATGCCACCCTGCTACCCTTTACTGTCCTGAATTATGACCCTGTTCAAGCAGACGAGTTGTATGATGTTTGTATTCAGCGCTTCACTCCTCACATCA GCTCCTTTGACCCACATCTGCTGGTTCTCCTGGCGTACACTTTGGCTATGGCCGACTGTTTTCCTGAGGAGCTAGCCAGAGAAATCTTCAGTATAGATTTTCTGGGAAAGCTGGATGCCCAACTGGAAA CTCTACCTGATACCCTCAACATGCGGACCAGATTGCGCCTCATGGAGCTCAACCGTGCCGTGTGTCTAGAGTGTCCCGAGTTCCAGGTGCCATGGTTTCATGAGCGCTACTGCCAGCAGTTGCAAAAGAAag ggaACAGCTCTTTGAGTCCTGTGCAGCAGCAAATCCACAAAATGCTGAGTGAAGTTCTCGGGGGCATTAACTGTGTTCGAGGAGAAGTTGTCACTCCATATTTTTACACCATAG ACTTTGAATGCATACTGGACAAACACCTGCAGCCATTGCCGTACAGCGAGCCCAGCACGCTGCAGATCTCAGACAGAGGAAAGGTTCACTGGGGGCCGGGCTCAGTGGAAAATATCCGGAATGAGTTGCCACCTGGAGCTCAGCG GGTTGCTGTGGACTTCCTTGATTCAAGGTCCTTCTGCAAGAACTCTCACCACATGAAAGGTGAATCCCTGATGAAGAAAAGACACCTGGAAATTCTAGGATACCGTGTGGTGCAG ATCCCTCACTTTGAATGGAACTCTATGGAGCTTTCAACACCGGACGCCTGGAAGGAATATCTGAAGAAGAACATATTTAGAGAGCTTTCTTCTTGA
- the bbs5 gene encoding Bardet-Biedl syndrome 5 protein homolog, translating into MASVLDALWEDRDVRFDITAQQMKTRPGEALIDCLDSIEDTKGNNGDRGRLLVTNLRIIWHSLALPRVNLSVGYNSIINITTRTANSKLRGQTEALYILTKSNNTRFEFIFTNVVPGSPRLFTSVIAVHRAYETSKMYRDLKLRAALIQNKQLRLLPREQVYDKINGVWNLSSDQGNLGTFFITNVRIVWHANMNESFNVSIPYLQIWSIRIRDSKFGLALVIESSRQSGGYVLGFKIDPVDKLQDALKEINSLHKVYSANPIFGVDYEMEEKPQPLEELTVEQPPDDVEIEPDEQTDAFTAYFADGNKQQDREAVFSEELGLAIEKLKDGFTLQGLWEVMG; encoded by the exons ATGGCGTCTGTTTTAGATGCTCTCTGGGAGGACAGAGACGTTAGATTCGACATAACAGCACA GCAGATGAAAACTCGTCCAGGAGAAGCACTAATAGACTGTCTGGACTCCATAGAAGACACAAAAGGAAACAACGGAGATCGAG GACGATTGTTGGTCACAAACCTGAGAATCATTTGGCATTCTTTGGCCCTGCCAAGAGTCAATTTGT cTGTGGGTTACAACTCCATCATCAACATCACAACAAGGACAGCTAACTCA AAATTAAGAGGCCAAACTGAAGCACTCTACATCTTGACAAAGTCCAACAACACAAGATTTGAGTTTATTTTCACAAATGTGGTTCCGGGAAGTCCACGGCTCTTTACCTCCGTCATTGCAGTCCACAG GGCCTATGAGACATCTAAAATGTACAGGGACCTGAAATTGCGAGCTGCTCTCATTCAAAATAAGCAGCTGAGACTCCTGCCCAGGGAGCAAGTGTATGATAAAATTAATGGAGTTTGGAATTTGTCCAGTGATCAG ggCAACCTTGGAACTTTCTTTATCACGAATGTTCGAATTGTGTGGCATGCCAATATGAATGAGAGCTTCAATGTCAGCATTCCTTACCTTCAGATT TGGTCCATCAGAATTAGAGACTCAAAGTTCGGCTTGGCTTTGGTGATAGAGAGTTCACGCCAG AGCGGTGGCTATGTGCTCGGGTTTAAGATTGACCCAGTGGATAAGCTTCAAGATGCACTTAAGGAAATCAACTCACTGCATAAGGTGTACTCCGCCAACCCCATCTTCGGAGTGGACTATGAAATGGAAGAAAAG CCCCAGCCACTGGAGGAGCTGACAGTAGAGCAGCCTCCTGATGATGTTGAAATTGAGCCTGACGAGCAGACCGATGCTTTCACT GCTTACTTTGCTGATGGAAATAAG CAACAAGACCGTGAAGCAGTTTTCTCTGAGGAGCTGGGCCTCGCCATTGAGAAGCTGAAGGATGGCTTCACACTTCAAGGACTGTGGGAAGTCATGGGCTGA
- the klhl41a gene encoding kelch-like protein 41a, with product MDPQSMKEDLRLFQSTLLQDGLKELLNENKLIDCILKVGDRSIPCHRLILAACSPYFRELYFSTDGKETEQMEVVLENLDPNIMESIVNYMYSAEIDINDNNVQDILTAANRFQIPSVFTVCVNYLQKKLSKQNCLAIYRLGLMLNCARLAMAARDHIADRFEILSKEEDFLELAPPELFAIIGADRLNVEKEEVVFETLMRWIRKDKEKRVKSLEEAFECIRFRLLPEKYFKEKVEKDDLIKSNPELVKKIKVIKEAFAGKLPEKKKGEDDEEGEEGKLPGYLSDNCRFGMYTRDVILMINDTAAVAYDAQENECSLAAMTEQIPRNHVSLVSKKNNLYVLGGLFVDEEDKENPLQCYFYQLDSLSSEWIALPPMPSPRCLFAMGEFDNLLFAVAGKDLQSNDSHDTVMCYDTEKMKWSQVKNLPVSIHGHCVVSENGLVYCIGGKTDDNKATNKMFAYNHKRSEWKEVASMKTPRSMFGAVIHKGMIIVAGGVNEDGLTASCEAYDFGTNKWARFTDFPQERSSLNLVSCGGQLYAVGGFTIVENENKECAPTEIIDIWQYEDDKKQWSGMIREMRYAAGASCVSMRLNVARMPKL from the exons ATGGATCCCCAAAGCATGAAGGAAGATCTCCGTCTATTTCAGAGCACCTTGCTTCAGGATGGACTCAAAGAGCTCCTCAATGAAAATAAGCTCATCGATTGTATCCTAAAGGTCGGAGACCGAAGCATCCCCTGCCATCGGCTCATCCTGGCAGCTTGCAGTCCTTATTTCCGGGAGCTGTACTTCTCCACAGACGGCAAGGAAACGGAACAAATGGAGGTTGTTCTGGAGAACCTGGATCCCAATATTATGGAGTCGATTGTAAATTACATGTACTCAGCAGAGATTGACATCAACGACAACAATGTGCAGGACATTTTGACCGCCGCCAACCGCTTCCAGATCCCCTCAGTGTTCACAGTTTGTGTGAATTATCTCCAGAAGAAGCTGTCAAAGCAAAACTGCCTTGCCATCTACAGGCTGGGACTGATGCTGAACTGCGCCAGACTGGCAATGGCAGCTAGAGATCACATCGCAGATCGGTTTGAGATCTTATCGAAGGAAGAGGACTTCTTAGAGCTTGCCCCACCCGAACTCTTTGCCATTATCGGAGCAGATAGGTTGAATGTAGAAAAAGAGGAGGTAGTGTTTGAGACCCTCATGAGGTGGAtcagaaaagacaaagagaagcGTGTGAAATCATTAGAGGAGGCCTTTGAGTGCATTCGCTTCCGTTTACTCCCGGAGAAGTATTTCAAGGAGAAGGTGGAGAAGGATGACCTCATTAAGAGCAATCCTGAGCttgtcaaaaaaatcaaagttatAAAGGAAGCTTTTGCAGGTAAGTTGCCTGAAAAGAAGAAGGGAGAAGATGacgaggaaggagaggagggaaagtTGCCAGGCTATTTGAGCGATAACTGCAGATTTGGCATGTATACCAGAGACGTGATTCTGATGATCAATGACACTGCTGCCGTGGCCTATGACGCCCAGGAGAACGAATGTTCGCTTGCTGCGATGACGGAGCAGATCCCCCGCAACCACGTCAGTCTGGTATCAAAGAAGAACAACCTGTATGTGTTGGGAGGATTGTTTGTGGACGAAGAGGACAAAGAAAACCCACTGCAGTGTTACTTCTACCAG TTGGACAGTCTCTCTTCTGAATGGATCGCTCTGCCCCCCATGCCCTCCCCCAGGTGCTTGTTTGCCATGGGGGAATTTGACAACCTACTGTTTGCTGTCGCAGGAAAAGATTTACAGTCCAACGATTCTCATGACACTGTGATGTGCTATGACACTGA AAAAATGAAATGGTCTCAAGTAAAAAATTTGCCTGTGAGTATCCACGGCCACTGTGTGGTGTCTGAGAACGGCCTGGTGTACTGTATCGGAGGAAAAACAGATGACAA TAAAGCAACCAATAAGATGTTTGCATACAACCACAAGAGGTCAGAGTGGAAGGAGGTGGCTTCCATGAAGACACCCAGATCCATGTTTGGGGCAGTTATCCACAAAGGGATGATTATCGTTGCTGGGGGAGTCAATGAGGACGGCCTCACAGCTTCATGTGAAGCTTACGACTTTGGAACCAACAA GTGGGCACGCTTCACAGATTTCCCCCAGGAGAGGAGCTCACTCAACCTGGTGAGCTGTGGAGGGCAGCTGTATGCTGTAGGAGGCTTCACCATAGTGGAGAACGAGAACAAAGAATGTGCTCCCACTGAAATCATCGACATTTGGCA GTATGAAGATGACAAGAAACAATGGAGTGGCATGATCAGAGAGATGCGTTACGCAGCTGGAGCGTCCTGTGTGTCCATGCGCCTGAATGTAGCCAGAATGCCCAAACTGTAG
- the ppig gene encoding peptidyl-prolyl cis-trans isomerase G: protein MGIKTPRTRCFLDIGISNVLVGRVVVELFSDICPKTCENFRCLCTGEKGIGKGTMKPLHYKGCLFHRVVKDFMIQGGDFSEGNGRGGESIYGGFFEDESFAIKHNKEYLLSMANRGKDTNGSQFFITTKPSPHLDGVHVVFGHVISGQEVVQAMENQKTDPNSRPYADVKVLNCGELVPKSKAKKDEKKKDRASPSSSSSSSDSKSSSDSSDSEESEKESKKKKKKAKKLKKKQKKKEKKKSEAESAEEKEQEELVTSTVRPEEIPPIPENRFLMRRSPQVGQKPKEEAEKNPSNKEERPRESTGISYNSQSSYHRRLVMTRSGRKIKGRGPRRYRTPSRSRSRSRDRFRRSETPPHWRQEIHRQRMRAVTGERWIKGDKGDMNDAKDEAAKAPRRERRTSDTKQDHTAEGKKDKKTRSHRSKSKEEDTAEKDDKHSKHKAKKRDKSRSRSKSREKSRRSKSREKAHKHKSDDRRGRSRSKDRNANKKERESESNHSKDRNKGHESDKKHKEDTKGRNGERTRTKSRSKERPTTKDGHRSNSRNKDRSGPAVSKDKEEKREKDKERGRERSRSQDRRHNSERDNKKRGTSRDKERRTRSPDRKKPRDSGRGRRSRSRSNKRDHSKDRSSHRKDKDRESDNHRRRRSSSSESDRDAKRKTQKSSESKRRESNSTSRSKDRRSPAKPRPDSTKGKDRNDSKRKKSSSSSGSDSD from the exons ATGGGGATCAAGACTCCGCGCACTCGGTGCTTTCTTGACATTGGCATCAGTAATGTGCTCG TCGGCAGAGTTGTGGTTGAATTGTTTTCAGACATCTGTCCCAAAACATGTGAAAACTTCAGATGCCTCTGCACAG GTGAAAAAGGCATTGGTAAAGGAACTATGAAACCCCTGCACTACAAAGGATGTCTGTTCCATCGCGTTGTGAAAGACTTCATGATTCAAGGAGGAGACTTCAGCGAAG GTaatggaagaggaggagaatcCATCTATGGAGGCTTTTTTGAAG ATGAAAGCTTCGCCATTAAACACAACAAGGAATACCTGCTGTCTATGGCCAATCGCGGCAAAGATACAAATGGATCACAGTTTTTCAT AACAACAAAACCTTCCCCACATTTGGATGG TGTCCATGTGGTTTTTGGTCATGTGATTTCTGGCCAAGAAGTTGTTCAAGCCATGGAGAACCAGAAAACAGATCCTAATAGCAGACCGTATGCTGACGTCAAAGTTTTGAACTGTGGAGAGCTTGTCCCTAAATCTAAAG CaaagaaagatgaaaaaaagaaagaccgAGCCTCACCCAgttccagcagcagctccagcgaCTCCAAGAGCTCATCAGACTCCTCTGACTCTGAAGAGTCAGAGAAGGAAtctaagaagaagaaaaagaaggcgaaaaagctaaaaaagaaacagaagaagaaggagaagaaaaa GTCAGAGGCTGAAAGCGCTGAGGAGAAAGAACAAGAAGAGCTGGTTACATCTACTGTACGTCCTGAAGAAATTCCACCCATCCCAGAGAATCGATTCCTCATGAGGAGGAGTCCGCAGGTGGGCCAGAAGCCAAAAGAAGAAGCTGAAAAAAATCCGTCAAATAAGGAGGAAAGGCCACGAGAGAG CACTGGCATATCATATAATTCTCAGTCATCATATCACAGAAGACTGGTGATGACACGATCTGGGAGAAAGATTAAAGGCAGGGGTCCAAGG CGCTATCGGACTCCGTCACGCTCTCGTTCAAGGTCCAGAGATCGTTTTCGGCGCAGTGAAACTCCTCCTCACTGGCGTCAGGAGATACACCGTCAGAGGATGAGGGCAGTCACCGGAGAGCGGTGGATAAAGGGTGACAA AGGCGACATGAATGATGCCAAGGATGAGGCAGCTAAAGCTCCAAGAAGAGAGAGACGGACCTCCGACACAAAGCAGGACCACACGGCTGAGGgtaaaaaagacaagaaaactCGGTCACACAGATCCAAAAGCAAAGAAGAGGACACTGCTGAGAAGGATGACAAGCATAGCAAACACAAGGCTAAGAAAAGAGATAAATCTCGAAGCCGCAGtaaaagcagagaaaagagTAGGAGGTCAAAAAGCAGAGAGAAGGCTCACAAGCACAAAAGTGATGATAGAAGAGGTCGCTCAAGGAGCAAGGACCGAAATGCTAATAAGAAAGAGAGGGAGTCAGAGTCTAATCACAGTAAAGATAGAAATAAGGGCCATGAGTCTGATAAAAAGCATAAAGAGGATACCAAAGGAAGGAATGGTGAGAGAACTAGGACAAAGTCACGAAGCAAGGAAAGACCAACTACAAAAGACGGGCACAGATCAAATAGCAGGAACAAGGATAGGAGCGGACCTGCGGTGtccaaagacaaagaagaaaaacgagaaaaagacaaagagaggggCAGAGAACGTAGCAGGAGTCAGGACAGACGACACAACAGTGAAAGGGATAATAAGAAGCGAGGAACATCCAGGGATAAAGAACGTCGAACAAGAAGTCCAGACAGAAAGAAGCCTAGAGACTCCGGCAGAGGCAGGCGCTCCAGAAGCAGGAGTAATAAGAGGGACCACAGCAAAGATCGGTCCTCTCATAGGaaggacaaagacagagaatCTGACAACCACAGGAGAAGACGTAGCAGCAGTTCTGAGAGCGATAGAGATGCGAAAAGGAAGACTCAAAAGAGTTCAGAGTCCAAACGAAGAGAATCAAATAGTACCTCCAGATCCAAAGACAGAAGAAGCCCAGCCAAACCAAGACCAGATAGTACAAAGGgcaaagacagaaatgacagCAAGAGGAAAAAATCTAGCTCTAGCTCAGGCTCTGACAGTGACTGA